A window of Oncorhynchus keta strain PuntledgeMale-10-30-2019 chromosome 27, Oket_V2, whole genome shotgun sequence contains these coding sequences:
- the LOC118382431 gene encoding neuropeptides B/W receptor type 2-like: protein MENISISNSRRVFPVVCNESTDYYYLSATNRTDLNCTPQSEFYFYADLYVVLPVIYSVICAVGLTGNTAVIYVILKAPKMKTVTNMFILNLAIADDLFTLVLPINIAEHLLHYWPLGEVLCKVILSIDHYNIFSSIYFLTVMSVDRYLVVLATVRSKRMPYRTYRAAKIVSLCVWILVILIVMPFTVFAGVYISPDDLDRKSCVLSFPSPESLWFKASRIYTLILGFAIPVSTICILYTMMLYKLRNMRLNSNAKALDKAKKKVTIMVFIVLAVCLFCWTGFHLSTIVALTTDLRTTPLLIGLSYFITSLSYANSCLNPFLYAFLDDSFRKAFKKMLECRPAGM from the coding sequence ATGGAGAATATATCTATCTCGAACAGCCGCAGGGTATTTCCGGTGGTGTGTAACGAATCCACGGACTACTATTATCTGAGCGCGACTAACCGGACAGATCTGAACTGCACGCCCCAATCAGAGTTCTACTTTTACGCGGACCTCTATGTAGTCCTGCCTGTGATCTATTCGGTAATATGCGCCGTGGGTTTAACGGGGAACACGGCCGTTATCTACGTTATCCTCAAAGCGCCTAAAATGAAAACGGTGACCAATATGTTTATCCTAAACTTGGCGATAGCCGACGACCTGTTTACCCTGGTCCTACCCATCAACATCGCCGAGCACCTGCTCCACTACTGGCCCTTAGGAGAGGTGCTGTGTAAGGTCATCCTGAGCATAGACCACTATAACATCTTCTCCAGTATCTACTTCCTGACGGTTATGAGTGTGGACCGGTATCTGGTCGTTCTGGCGACGGTGCGTTCCAAGCGTATGCCGTACCGCACGTACCGCGCGGCCAAGATAGTGAGCCTGTGCGTCTGGATCCTCGTGATTCTTATCGTGATGCCTTTTACTGTATTCGCCGGGGTCTACATCAGTCCCGATGACTTGGACCGGAAAAGCTGCGTCCTCAGCTTCCCGAGCCCGGAGAGTTTGTGGTTCAAGGCGAGCCGGATATACACCCTGATCCTCGGCTTTGCCATCCCGGTGTCGACCATCTGCATTCTCTACACCATGATGCTGTACAAACTACGGAACATGCGCCTCAACTCCAACGCCAAGGCGCTGGACAAGGCTAAAAAGAAAGTAACTATTATGGTGTTTATAGTCTTAGcggtgtgtctgttctgttggaCGGGGTTTCACCTCAGCACCATAGTGGCTCTCACCACCGACCTGCGGACCACTCCGCTGCTCATCGGGTTGTCCTACTTCATCACCAGCCTCAGCTACGCCAACTCTTGTCTGAACCCTTTTCTTTACGCCTTTCTGGATGACAGCTTCAGGAAAGCGTTCAAAAAGATGCTAGAATGTAGACCGGCAGGAATGTAA